One genomic region from Salipiger sp. CCB-MM3 encodes:
- a CDS encoding TRAP transporter permease, with product MTLERVQKGLAILVGAFVFYTAATGPFEGLIQRAIFLALVASLGFALYPLGAGKSWRPLGLAIDLVLCAVTVGACGYVVWNYDEIMTTLPWATTLDMALTVGLVLSVLELGRRTVGLIFPVLVLIGIGYAMFGNLLPGALGHRGFDAAFVTETIFLGDLGIWGMLTGVAATVIAAFVLFGALLLHSGGGQAFMDLAMRLGGRQPGGAAKIATIASGLFGMISGSAVANVATTGNFTIPMMIRLGYPRPFAAAVEAVASTGGQIAPPIMGAAAFVMAEILGLPYTTIIVGAILPAVLFYVSVFVTVHFVAQQRGLAVVPEDEMPDWKTITAPRRVLPILAALGGLGIGIWLGRSIATAAFYGVVGLLIAFVATQAGRLSPREMAGRVIDGLEDAGKGMVIIGVLLAGAQVLVSMINMTGIGVTLSSLIVTMAGDSVVLVAIIVGLVCLIMGMGLPTTAAYVLVAAVLAPAMTAVGVDPLAAHLFVFYFATISVITPPVCVAVFVGSGIANTNWLPAAGEAVRLGAVTYLVPFLLLLYPGMTMSGGLVGIVEAAAAGMALVLAVPALLSGTPLTGRRGLDILLLLLVIALAIWPMLITPFLALAIFFGARAVGRAQGRAMA from the coding sequence ATGACACTGGAGCGCGTCCAGAAGGGGCTGGCGATCCTCGTCGGGGCCTTCGTCTTCTACACCGCCGCGACCGGCCCCTTCGAGGGGCTGATCCAGCGGGCGATCTTCCTCGCCCTCGTGGCCTCCCTCGGTTTCGCGCTCTACCCGCTGGGCGCCGGGAAATCCTGGCGCCCGCTCGGGCTCGCCATCGACCTCGTGCTCTGCGCGGTGACGGTGGGGGCCTGCGGCTACGTGGTCTGGAACTACGATGAAATCATGACGACGCTGCCTTGGGCCACGACGCTCGACATGGCGCTGACCGTCGGTCTGGTGCTGTCGGTGCTCGAGCTTGGGCGGCGCACGGTGGGGCTGATCTTCCCGGTGCTGGTGCTGATCGGCATCGGCTACGCGATGTTCGGCAACCTGCTTCCGGGCGCGCTGGGGCACCGCGGCTTCGACGCGGCCTTCGTGACCGAGACCATCTTCCTCGGTGATCTCGGCATCTGGGGCATGCTCACCGGCGTCGCGGCGACGGTGATCGCTGCCTTTGTGCTCTTTGGCGCGCTGCTGCTGCATTCGGGCGGCGGGCAGGCTTTCATGGATCTGGCCATGCGTCTCGGCGGCCGCCAGCCCGGCGGCGCGGCGAAGATCGCCACCATCGCCTCGGGGCTTTTCGGGATGATCTCGGGCTCTGCCGTGGCCAATGTCGCCACCACCGGCAATTTCACCATCCCGATGATGATCCGCCTCGGCTACCCGCGCCCCTTTGCGGCGGCGGTCGAGGCAGTGGCCTCCACCGGCGGGCAGATCGCGCCGCCGATCATGGGCGCCGCGGCCTTCGTCATGGCCGAGATCCTCGGGCTTCCCTATACCACCATCATCGTCGGCGCGATCCTTCCGGCGGTGCTGTTCTACGTCTCGGTCTTCGTCACCGTGCACTTTGTCGCGCAGCAGCGCGGGCTTGCCGTGGTGCCCGAGGATGAGATGCCCGATTGGAAAACCATCACCGCGCCGCGCCGGGTGCTGCCGATCCTTGCCGCGCTTGGCGGTCTGGGCATCGGCATCTGGCTTGGCCGCTCGATCGCCACCGCCGCCTTCTACGGGGTCGTCGGCCTGCTGATCGCCTTCGTCGCCACTCAGGCCGGACGGCTGAGCCCGCGTGAGATGGCCGGGCGGGTGATCGACGGGCTCGAAGACGCGGGCAAGGGCATGGTGATCATCGGCGTGCTGCTCGCCGGCGCGCAGGTGCTGGTCTCGATGATCAACATGACCGGCATCGGTGTGACGTTGTCTTCGCTGATCGTCACCATGGCCGGGGACTCGGTCGTGCTGGTGGCGATCATCGTCGGGCTGGTCTGCCTGATCATGGGCATGGGCCTGCCGACCACCGCCGCCTACGTGCTGGTGGCCGCGGTGCTTGCTCCGGCGATGACCGCCGTGGGGGTCGACCCGCTGGCCGCGCATCTCTTCGTCTTCTACTTCGCCACGATCTCGGTGATCACCCCGCCGGTCTGCGTCGCGGTCTTCGTCGGCTCGGGCATCGCCAACACCAACTGGCTGCCCGCCGCAGGCGAGGCGGTGCGGCTTGGCGCGGTGACCTATCTGGTGCCCTTCCTGCTGCTGCTCTACCCGGGCATGACCATGTCGGGCGGCCTCGTCGGGATCGTCGAGGCGGCAGCCGCGGGCATGGCGCTGGTGCTGGCGGTGCCGGCGCTGCTGAGCGGCACGCCCCTCACCGGCAGGCGCGGCCTCGACATCCTGCTGCTTCTGCTGGTCATTGCGCTGGCGATCTGGCCGATGCTGATCACGCCGTTCCTGGCGCTGGCGATCTTCTTCGGCGCCCGCGCGGTGGGCCGCGCACAGGGGAGGGCGATGGCATGA
- a CDS encoding FadR/GntR family transcriptional regulator: MTDTNALLSPTGQAAEPSPARTRAELIAAGLRREIETGRFRPGDRLPSESELTRIHSVSRTVVREALGLLRSEGLVEARKGSGVFALDPVQARRAQPFADLDMERLSGVIELFELRSAFEIRAAGLAAARRSAQQIEAILAANAAVSKAFEEGGNTREADFAFHYAIAQATQNKRFPEFLALIRPGIVPRVELEAGKSGTPRAYKPNPDLVQEHARIVDAIIDGAPEAAEAAMKAHLEGSLARYRGLLRGGAA; encoded by the coding sequence ATGACCGACACGAATGCTCTTCTCTCGCCCACCGGGCAGGCCGCTGAGCCGTCGCCCGCGCGCACCCGTGCTGAGCTGATCGCCGCCGGGCTGCGGCGCGAGATTGAGACTGGGCGCTTTCGTCCCGGCGACCGCCTGCCCAGCGAATCCGAGCTCACGCGCATCCACTCTGTCAGCCGTACCGTCGTACGCGAGGCGCTTGGCCTGCTGCGGTCCGAGGGGCTGGTGGAAGCGCGCAAGGGTTCTGGGGTTTTCGCGCTCGATCCGGTGCAGGCGCGGCGGGCTCAGCCGTTCGCCGATCTCGACATGGAGCGGCTCTCGGGGGTGATCGAACTGTTCGAGCTGCGTTCGGCCTTCGAGATCCGCGCCGCTGGGCTCGCTGCCGCGCGGCGCTCGGCGCAGCAGATCGAGGCGATCCTCGCGGCCAATGCCGCCGTCTCAAAAGCCTTCGAGGAAGGCGGCAACACCCGCGAAGCAGACTTCGCCTTCCATTACGCCATCGCGCAGGCCACGCAGAACAAGCGGTTTCCCGAGTTTCTTGCTCTGATCCGCCCCGGCATCGTGCCCCGGGTCGAACTGGAGGCCGGCAAGAGCGGTACGCCGCGTGCCTACAAGCCGAACCCCGATCTTGTGCAGGAGCACGCGCGTATCGTCGATGCGATCATCGACGGCGCGCCCGAGGCGGCGGAAGCAGCGATGAAGGCGCACCTCGAGGGCAGTCTCGCGCGCTATCGCGGCCTCTTGCGCGGCGGCGCGGCCTGA
- a CDS encoding LysR family transcriptional regulator: protein MERTNPSLADFNAVLVVLRCGSFRAAAEVLALSPSALSRQITGLEARLGTRLFDRDTRNVTPTASGLAFGRVAERMINTAEDGMAEFEAHLSARNGRLTIAGLPSVTAGLLPGLLRSFSAEYPDIDLRIVDALSGSVIEAVEAGIAEIGFTAGTLSARSRLTFQPLMDDRFVAVGAPDGPLRAARDYTWEELVEMPFIAMAQGTSVRELIDGACLRIGHTLAPRFEVAHLATAGALVAEGLGITALPTLTLPVLRTETLVQREITGFGARRRIGLVRRSGQSLSPSAQAFLAHVRKASALK, encoded by the coding sequence ATGGAACGCACCAATCCCTCGCTCGCCGATTTCAATGCTGTCCTTGTGGTGTTGCGTTGCGGCTCGTTCCGCGCCGCCGCCGAGGTTCTGGCGCTCTCGCCTTCGGCTCTGTCGCGGCAGATCACCGGGCTCGAGGCCCGGCTCGGCACCCGGCTGTTCGATCGCGACACGCGCAATGTCACGCCCACCGCCTCCGGTCTCGCCTTCGGACGCGTCGCAGAGCGGATGATCAACACCGCCGAAGACGGCATGGCGGAGTTTGAGGCGCATCTTTCGGCCCGCAATGGGCGGCTGACCATCGCCGGGCTGCCCTCGGTGACCGCCGGCCTGCTGCCGGGGCTGCTGCGGAGCTTCTCGGCGGAATACCCGGATATCGACCTGCGCATCGTCGACGCGCTTTCGGGCAGCGTCATCGAGGCGGTCGAGGCGGGCATCGCCGAGATCGGCTTCACCGCCGGCACGCTCTCGGCGCGCAGCAGGCTGACCTTTCAGCCGCTGATGGATGACCGGTTCGTCGCCGTCGGCGCGCCCGACGGGCCGCTGCGCGCGGCGCGCGACTACACTTGGGAAGAGCTGGTCGAGATGCCCTTCATCGCCATGGCGCAGGGCACCAGTGTGCGCGAACTGATTGATGGCGCCTGCCTGCGCATCGGCCACACGCTCGCGCCCCGCTTCGAGGTGGCGCATCTTGCCACCGCCGGAGCGCTGGTGGCCGAGGGGCTGGGGATCACCGCCCTGCCCACCCTGACGCTGCCGGTGCTACGCACGGAAACCTTGGTCCAACGCGAGATCACCGGCTTCGGGGCACGGCGGCGGATCGGGCTGGTGCGGCGCTCCGGGCAATCTCTATCGCCCTCGGCACAAGCCTTTCTGGCGCATGTGCGGAAAGCGAGCGCGCTGAAGTGA
- a CDS encoding acyclic terpene utilization AtuA family protein has product MSMVRIGTGAGFQGDRIAPAVDLAERGELDFLVFECLAERTIALAQQARLADPGAGFDPLLERRMRAVLPACARNGTRIVTNMGAANPRAAAERTRAVVRELGLPLTVAAVTGDDVLPLIGDCILTETGAPARALGERLISANAYIGVAGIVEALDAGADIVICGRASDPALFLAPLVHRFGWAMDDWERLGRGTLVGHLLECSAQITGGYFADPGVKDVPDLADVGFPLAEVSDDGNAVITKLPGTGGLVSRATCTEQLLYEIHDPARYMQPDVVADFSQVELEEIGVDRVRVTGGSGHPATGELKVSVGYRDGWRGEGQISYAGANCVARGRLAAGLVRQRLSEWGSRILEERTDLIGLDAVAPGAARAATEPSEVRLRVAARCADQETALRVGEEVESLYLCGPAGGGGVSRAHREIIAVASALLPAASVTVRSELSETLDA; this is encoded by the coding sequence ATGAGCATGGTCCGCATTGGTACCGGCGCGGGCTTTCAGGGAGACCGCATTGCCCCCGCCGTCGATCTCGCCGAGCGCGGCGAGCTGGACTTCCTGGTCTTCGAATGCCTCGCCGAGCGCACCATCGCGCTGGCGCAGCAGGCACGGCTGGCCGATCCCGGCGCCGGGTTCGATCCGCTGCTCGAGCGCCGCATGCGTGCCGTGCTGCCCGCCTGTGCCCGCAATGGTACGCGCATCGTCACCAACATGGGCGCGGCCAACCCCCGCGCCGCTGCCGAGCGCACGCGCGCCGTGGTGCGCGAGCTGGGCCTGCCGCTGACCGTGGCGGCGGTGACCGGCGACGATGTGCTGCCCCTCATCGGCGACTGCATCCTGACCGAGACCGGCGCCCCGGCGCGGGCGCTCGGGGAGCGGCTGATCTCGGCCAACGCCTATATCGGTGTCGCGGGCATCGTCGAGGCGCTGGACGCCGGAGCCGACATCGTGATCTGCGGCCGGGCCTCGGATCCCGCACTCTTCCTTGCGCCGCTGGTGCACCGCTTCGGCTGGGCGATGGACGACTGGGAGCGGCTCGGACGCGGCACGCTTGTCGGGCACCTGCTGGAGTGCTCTGCCCAGATCACCGGCGGCTATTTCGCCGATCCGGGGGTCAAGGACGTGCCGGATCTCGCAGACGTCGGCTTTCCGCTGGCGGAGGTCTCGGACGACGGCAACGCGGTGATCACCAAGCTGCCCGGCACCGGGGGGCTGGTCAGCCGCGCCACCTGCACCGAGCAGCTGCTTTATGAAATCCATGACCCGGCCCGCTACATGCAGCCCGACGTGGTGGCCGACTTCTCGCAGGTCGAGCTCGAGGAGATCGGCGTCGACCGGGTGCGCGTCACCGGTGGGTCGGGGCATCCTGCGACGGGCGAGCTCAAGGTTTCGGTCGGCTACCGCGACGGTTGGCGTGGCGAGGGGCAGATCTCCTATGCTGGTGCCAATTGCGTTGCGCGGGGGCGGCTGGCCGCCGGGTTGGTGCGGCAGCGCCTGTCGGAATGGGGCAGTCGGATCCTCGAAGAGCGCACCGATCTCATCGGTCTCGATGCGGTGGCTCCTGGTGCCGCCCGCGCGGCGACCGAGCCAAGCGAGGTGCGACTGCGCGTCGCCGCACGCTGCGCTGATCAAGAAACCGCACTGCGGGTCGGCGAGGAGGTCGAGAGCCTCTACCTTTGTGGTCCGGCCGGTGGTGGTGGCGTCAGCCGCGCGCATCGCGAGATCATAGCCGTTGCCTCGGCGCTCCTCCCCGCCGCATCGGTCACGGTGCGAAGCGAACTTTCGGAGACGCTCGATGCCTGA
- a CDS encoding TAXI family TRAP transporter solute-binding subunit encodes MKSTLYALAGATLLAGPALAQETDLLIGSTSASSSHYGYFVAVGQLINENAEGLKASVVETGATMDNIRRMARGQVDLGLVTTNAAQHAVSGTNAFEGNAQDLRLLWVYTNAPQNVILRKDAGVDSLEGLSGVRFNPGIKGSSTESTTEAVFNALGLEADYVRGSTTDIVGAIKDNRVAGYVKSGSGMKLDGSTMDIATSTDITVVGLSDAQADTLREKMPDISVIDIPEGAADGIPAYTTWSFGVGVAAPASMDDETAYKIVSAIMADDSAQANAMASLKGADLAQMTLDYGTVPLHPGAARWFEEQGLEIPAKLQPGS; translated from the coding sequence ATGAAATCTACGCTCTACGCCCTTGCGGGCGCGACTCTGCTTGCCGGTCCGGCACTGGCGCAAGAGACCGATCTGCTGATCGGCTCGACCTCGGCCTCGTCGAGCCACTACGGTTATTTCGTCGCCGTCGGCCAGCTGATCAACGAAAACGCCGAGGGGCTGAAGGCCTCGGTGGTCGAGACCGGCGCCACGATGGACAACATCCGCCGCATGGCGCGCGGTCAGGTCGACCTCGGCCTCGTGACCACCAACGCGGCGCAGCACGCGGTCTCGGGCACCAACGCCTTCGAGGGCAACGCGCAGGACCTGCGTCTGCTCTGGGTCTACACCAACGCGCCGCAGAACGTGATCCTGCGCAAGGACGCGGGCGTGGACAGTCTCGAAGGTCTGTCGGGCGTGCGCTTCAATCCGGGCATCAAGGGCTCGAGCACCGAGTCGACCACCGAGGCGGTGTTCAATGCGCTGGGGCTCGAGGCGGACTACGTGCGCGGCTCGACCACCGACATCGTTGGCGCGATCAAGGACAACCGCGTGGCGGGCTACGTGAAATCGGGCTCGGGCATGAAGCTCGACGGCTCGACCATGGACATCGCCACCTCGACCGACATCACCGTGGTCGGTCTTTCGGACGCCCAAGCCGACACCCTGCGCGAGAAGATGCCGGACATCTCGGTGATCGACATCCCCGAGGGTGCCGCCGACGGCATCCCCGCCTACACCACCTGGAGCTTCGGCGTCGGCGTGGCCGCGCCCGCCTCGATGGACGACGAGACCGCCTATAAGATCGTCTCGGCGATCATGGCCGACGACAGCGCGCAGGCCAACGCCATGGCCAGCCTGAAGGGCGCGGATCTGGCGCAGATGACGCTCGACTACGGCACCGTCCCGCTGCATCCGGGCGCGGCGCGCTGGTTCGAGGAGCAGGGGCTCGAGATCCCCGCCAAGCTGCAGCCGGGGAGCTGA
- a CDS encoding mandelate racemase family protein — protein MIITDVSVRVFRHKTRRHSDSAGHAHPGPEHEVQQAIVTIRSEDGIEGHSFCPPEVARPHVIDKYVKKVLIGQDHRDRERLWQDLAHWQRGSAAQLTDRTLAVIDCALWDLAGRTLDQPVYKLIGGYRDKVLAYGSIMCGDEIEGGLATPEDYGRFAEALVARGYKGIKLHTWMPPVSWAPDVKMDLKACAAVREAVGPDIALMIDAFHWYKRTEALELGRGLEKLGFAWIEEPMDEQSMSSYRWLAENLDIPVVGPESAAGKHWHRAEWITSGACDILRTGVNDVGGITPALKTMHLAEAFGMECEVHGNTAMNLHVVAAAKNCKWYERGLLHPFLEYDDGLDYLNTLSDPMDRDGYVHVPDRPGLGEDINFDLIENNRVC, from the coding sequence GTGATCATCACCGACGTGTCCGTGCGCGTGTTCCGGCACAAGACCCGCCGTCACTCCGACAGCGCGGGCCACGCCCACCCCGGCCCCGAGCACGAGGTGCAGCAGGCCATTGTCACCATCCGCAGCGAGGACGGAATCGAGGGCCATTCCTTCTGCCCGCCCGAGGTGGCGCGCCCGCATGTCATCGACAAGTACGTCAAGAAGGTGCTGATCGGGCAGGACCACCGTGACCGCGAGCGGCTGTGGCAGGATCTGGCACACTGGCAGCGCGGATCGGCAGCACAGCTTACCGACCGGACTTTGGCGGTGATCGATTGCGCGCTCTGGGATCTCGCCGGGCGCACGCTGGACCAGCCTGTCTACAAGCTGATCGGTGGCTACCGTGACAAGGTACTGGCTTATGGCTCGATCATGTGCGGCGACGAGATCGAGGGCGGACTCGCCACGCCCGAGGATTACGGCCGCTTCGCCGAGGCGCTGGTGGCGCGCGGCTACAAGGGCATCAAGCTGCACACCTGGATGCCCCCCGTCAGCTGGGCGCCGGACGTGAAGATGGACCTCAAGGCCTGCGCCGCCGTCCGCGAGGCCGTGGGCCCCGACATCGCGCTGATGATCGACGCCTTCCACTGGTACAAGCGGACCGAGGCGCTGGAACTGGGCCGCGGGCTGGAAAAGCTCGGGTTTGCCTGGATCGAGGAACCGATGGACGAGCAGTCCATGTCCTCCTACCGCTGGCTGGCCGAGAACCTCGACATTCCTGTGGTCGGCCCGGAAAGCGCCGCGGGCAAGCACTGGCACCGCGCCGAATGGATTACCTCAGGCGCGTGCGACATCCTGCGCACCGGGGTAAACGATGTCGGTGGCATCACCCCGGCGTTGAAGACCATGCATCTGGCCGAAGCCTTCGGCATGGAATGCGAGGTGCATGGGAATACCGCGATGAACCTGCATGTCGTCGCCGCCGCTAAGAACTGCAAGTGGTACGAGCGCGGGCTGCTGCACCCGTTCCTCGAATACGACGACGGGCTCGACTATCTCAACACGCTGTCCGACCCGATGGATCGCGACGGCTATGTCCATGTCCCGGACCGCCCCGGTCTGGGCGAGGACATCAATTTTGACCTCATTGAAAACAACCGCGTCTGCTGA
- a CDS encoding ABC transporter permease, translated as MNEKYVTGWMVSLYLAAFFVFLLGPLAVMALSAFNTPSYPQVWPIEGFTFRWFIELANDREMIEGLQTSVIIGLGVVAIAVPVGLAGALVMTQVYRSSRTFYYFIVVVPVLAPGIVLGISTVVFWRDFAGLLNARSWLYNGTVLTILAHSTYISSYCMLVILARLQRFDRAQEEAALDLGATYPKVFRHVLLPYLRPALLSSAVLAFLSSFENFNATTFAILADKTLTTVLASRVRMGSSPTISALATVIVILTIVSALAFEWYKRREQKRKYVQQKVAREADAREAVA; from the coding sequence ATGAACGAGAAATACGTTACCGGCTGGATGGTCAGCCTCTACCTCGCCGCCTTCTTCGTTTTCCTTCTCGGACCTCTGGCGGTGATGGCGCTGTCCGCCTTCAACACCCCGAGCTATCCGCAGGTCTGGCCGATCGAAGGCTTCACGTTCCGGTGGTTCATCGAACTCGCGAACGACCGGGAAATGATCGAAGGTCTGCAGACCTCCGTCATCATCGGCCTCGGCGTTGTCGCCATCGCCGTTCCGGTCGGCCTTGCAGGGGCGCTGGTCATGACGCAGGTCTACCGGTCGTCACGGACCTTCTATTACTTCATTGTGGTGGTCCCAGTCCTGGCACCCGGCATCGTGCTTGGCATCTCGACGGTCGTATTCTGGCGCGACTTCGCCGGACTGCTGAATGCGCGATCCTGGCTCTACAATGGGACGGTGCTGACGATCCTGGCGCATTCCACCTATATCTCGTCCTATTGCATGCTGGTCATCCTCGCCCGCCTGCAACGGTTTGACCGGGCACAGGAAGAAGCCGCGCTGGACCTTGGCGCAACCTATCCCAAGGTTTTCCGCCATGTCCTTCTGCCTTACCTGCGGCCCGCGCTGCTGTCCTCGGCCGTGCTCGCGTTTCTGTCCTCGTTCGAGAACTTCAATGCCACGACCTTTGCAATTCTCGCGGACAAGACCCTGACGACCGTGCTTGCCTCCCGGGTTCGCATGGGTTCTTCGCCGACAATCAGCGCACTGGCAACGGTGATTGTGATCCTGACAATCGTCTCGGCGCTGGCGTTCGAGTGGTACAAACGCCGCGAGCAGAAGCGCAAATACGTGCAGCAGAAGGTTGCTCGCGAAGCAGATGCCCGTGAGGCCGTGGCCTGA
- a CDS encoding ABC transporter permease, which yields MIFTLYNAIEAQDHNQIEAARDLGAPWWHIHLFVVMPHAKPGIGSGMTLTFMLTAGAVATPMVLGGPNSLWFTPIVYDRFYQLFDWPQGAAYAFALLIGCFVLVLGGLKLAGLKLGEITK from the coding sequence ATGATCTTCACCCTCTACAACGCGATCGAGGCTCAGGATCACAACCAGATCGAGGCCGCGCGCGACCTTGGCGCACCTTGGTGGCACATCCACCTGTTCGTGGTCATGCCCCATGCCAAGCCGGGGATCGGATCCGGCATGACTCTGACCTTCATGCTGACCGCGGGCGCGGTGGCCACTCCCATGGTTCTGGGTGGCCCGAATTCGCTGTGGTTCACGCCTATCGTCTACGATCGCTTCTACCAGCTCTTCGACTGGCCACAGGGTGCAGCCTATGCCTTTGCCTTGCTGATCGGATGTTTCGTGCTGGTTCTCGGCGGACTGAAGCTGGCAGGTCTCAAACTCGGGGAGATCACCAAATGA
- a CDS encoding AtuA-related protein: MKLHQIAHARTGDKGDVSNISVIAYRPEDWPLIQREVTQQRVARHMGDVAPEDVTRYALPQLHALNFVIRGALTGGVTRSLALDAHGKCLASVLLEMEI; the protein is encoded by the coding sequence ATGAAACTGCACCAGATTGCCCATGCCCGCACCGGCGACAAAGGCGATGTCTCGAACATCTCGGTGATCGCCTACCGCCCCGAGGACTGGCCGCTGATCCAGCGCGAAGTCACCCAGCAGCGCGTGGCAAGGCACATGGGTGACGTTGCGCCCGAGGATGTGACGCGCTATGCGCTGCCGCAACTGCACGCCCTGAACTTCGTGATCCGCGGCGCCCTGACGGGAGGGGTCACCCGCTCCTTGGCGCTGGATGCGCATGGCAAGTGTCTCGCGTCGGTGCTGCTTGAGATGGAGATCTGA
- a CDS encoding ABC transporter substrate-binding protein yields MRHFLTGVALSALLAGASPVLAETPEDQLIVAFTMTNVLTMDPAAITGGEAVQVLNNVYDALVELDPETKALMPRLAESWEIGEDNLSITFHLRSDATFASGNPVTAADVKYSFDRVMALGQSQSSGLNSRGFTADGADEQFQVIDDHTFRMVMPEAGDPKMILMYISQAGVGSILDSRLVEEHAGDDQGQAWLTNNSAGSGAFTLGQWRANEYVILTRNDDFWGDAPAMKRVLMRHLPESQSQRLGLQQGDIDVGFSLAAPDLRALEKDETITVETVPSAGFYYLAASTADEKFANPKVREALRYLIDYKGINGAIMPYFGVERQRVINSSAFSALPDPGYALDVEKAKALLAEAGFPDGFDTTLRVISTQQFLDSATAIQGTLAQAGINAEIITGDGGQIYGAMRERQFELLVGRGGGGQQPHPDSNLRALVYNPDNSDEAGLTNYQSWRTSYQDTELNGLIESALVERDADAQIAQYEQIQQMIDEKVTSIQPFSERVVTAAFQDDVSGVIIDPWVSRFEDVVKSR; encoded by the coding sequence ATGAGACATTTCCTAACGGGCGTGGCGCTTTCGGCGCTGCTGGCGGGGGCCAGCCCAGTGCTGGCCGAAACCCCCGAAGACCAGCTGATCGTCGCTTTCACCATGACCAACGTGCTGACCATGGATCCCGCCGCGATTACTGGCGGTGAGGCGGTGCAGGTGCTCAACAACGTCTACGACGCGCTGGTCGAGCTCGACCCCGAGACCAAAGCGCTCATGCCGCGTCTCGCGGAGAGCTGGGAGATCGGCGAGGACAACCTCAGCATCACCTTCCACCTGCGCTCCGATGCCACCTTTGCCTCTGGCAACCCGGTGACGGCAGCGGATGTGAAGTACAGTTTTGACCGGGTGATGGCCCTTGGCCAGTCGCAATCCTCGGGCCTCAACTCGCGCGGCTTCACCGCCGACGGGGCGGATGAGCAGTTTCAGGTGATCGACGATCACACGTTCCGGATGGTGATGCCGGAGGCGGGCGATCCCAAGATGATCCTGATGTATATCTCGCAGGCGGGCGTCGGCTCGATCCTCGACAGCCGGCTGGTCGAGGAACATGCGGGCGACGATCAGGGACAGGCCTGGCTGACCAACAATTCGGCAGGCTCGGGGGCTTTCACCCTCGGCCAGTGGCGGGCCAATGAATACGTGATCCTCACGCGGAACGACGACTTCTGGGGTGACGCACCCGCGATGAAGCGCGTACTGATGCGCCACCTGCCAGAAAGCCAGAGCCAGCGGCTCGGCCTGCAGCAGGGCGACATCGATGTGGGCTTCAGCCTTGCCGCGCCCGACCTGCGCGCGCTGGAAAAGGACGAGACGATCACCGTCGAGACCGTGCCGAGCGCCGGCTTTTACTACCTTGCCGCCTCTACCGCCGACGAGAAGTTCGCCAATCCCAAGGTGCGCGAGGCGCTGCGCTACCTCATTGACTACAAAGGCATCAACGGCGCAATCATGCCCTATTTCGGTGTCGAGCGGCAGCGAGTGATCAACAGCAGCGCCTTTTCGGCCCTGCCCGATCCGGGCTACGCGCTCGACGTGGAAAAGGCCAAGGCATTGCTCGCCGAGGCGGGCTTCCCCGACGGGTTCGACACCACTCTGCGGGTGATTTCGACCCAGCAGTTCCTCGACAGCGCCACTGCCATTCAGGGCACGCTGGCACAGGCCGGGATCAATGCCGAGATCATCACCGGCGATGGCGGCCAGATTTATGGCGCCATGCGCGAGCGGCAGTTCGAGCTCTTGGTCGGGCGCGGCGGCGGCGGCCAGCAGCCGCACCCCGACAGCAACTTGCGCGCGCTGGTCTACAACCCCGACAACAGCGACGAGGCGGGGCTGACCAACTACCAGAGCTGGCGCACCTCTTATCAGGACACCGAGTTGAACGGGCTGATCGAGAGCGCGCTGGTGGAGCGCGACGCCGACGCGCAGATCGCCCAGTACGAGCAGATTCAGCAGATGATCGACGAGAAGGTGACCTCGATCCAGCCGTTTTCGGAACGGGTGGTCACCGCGGCCTTTCAGGACGACGTATCGGGGGTGATCATCGACCCTTGGGTGTCGCGCTTCGAAGACGTGGTGAAGTCGCGCTAA